A single window of Streptomyces xanthii DNA harbors:
- a CDS encoding multicopper oxidase family protein, with the protein MSGAKVWSRRRFLGVGAAGLLGAGGVAVGLPALGALIPTGQPGLLLRSKVPLPERYATRLPVPPVLRPARTDGTTDHYEITARPGLARLVPGHDTAVWGYDGLFPGPTIESRSGRRTVVTHRNELPRPTVVHLHGGHTPQASDGYPTDLIAPLGATAGHHAGGTNGMPGMGRATLRPERVYDYPMNQRAATLWYHDHTMGFTGPNVYRGLAGFHLVRDDEEEALGLPRGPRELPLMIADRSFDADGSFAYPAPGPHGTEPGVEGPYMNGVLGDVVLVNGAPWPVAPVDRARHRLRILNASNARRYRLELDPQPPGGGGLLQIGSDGGLLERPVAHDAVELAPAERFDVVVDFARYPAGSRVRLVNRLGSGGTAEVMRFDIGTARVRDDSRAPRGRLSEVAKLDPAKAVATRTFVFQKSEKNWTINGQEYRPGRSLAAPKLGKVEIWRFLTDFHHPVHLHLDPFQVISRDRAAPGRFDAGWKDTVDVLPAQGVEVAVRFTDYAGRFLLHCHNLEHEDMAMMAEFVTER; encoded by the coding sequence ATGAGCGGAGCGAAGGTCTGGAGCCGCCGCAGGTTCCTCGGTGTGGGCGCCGCGGGTCTGCTCGGCGCCGGAGGCGTCGCGGTCGGCCTGCCCGCGCTCGGTGCGCTGATCCCCACCGGACAGCCCGGCCTCCTGCTGCGCAGCAAGGTCCCGCTGCCCGAGCGGTACGCGACGCGGCTGCCGGTGCCGCCCGTGCTCCGGCCGGCCCGCACCGACGGCACCACCGACCACTACGAGATCACCGCACGTCCGGGCCTGGCCCGGCTGGTGCCGGGCCACGACACGGCGGTCTGGGGCTACGACGGCCTGTTCCCCGGCCCGACGATCGAGTCGCGCTCGGGACGCCGGACCGTGGTCACCCACCGCAACGAACTGCCGCGCCCGACCGTCGTGCATCTGCACGGCGGCCACACCCCGCAGGCCTCCGACGGCTACCCGACCGACCTGATCGCCCCGCTCGGTGCCACCGCAGGTCACCACGCGGGCGGGACAAACGGCATGCCGGGCATGGGCCGGGCGACGCTCCGGCCCGAGCGCGTCTACGACTACCCGATGAACCAGCGGGCCGCGACGCTCTGGTACCACGACCACACGATGGGCTTCACCGGTCCGAACGTGTACCGGGGGCTGGCCGGCTTCCACCTGGTGCGCGACGACGAGGAGGAGGCGCTCGGCCTGCCGCGGGGCCCGCGGGAGCTGCCGCTGATGATCGCCGACCGTTCGTTCGACGCCGACGGCTCCTTCGCCTACCCCGCACCGGGCCCGCACGGGACCGAACCCGGTGTCGAGGGCCCCTACATGAACGGCGTGCTGGGCGACGTCGTCCTGGTCAACGGCGCACCCTGGCCGGTCGCCCCGGTGGACCGTGCCCGCCACCGGCTGCGCATCCTCAACGCCTCCAACGCGCGCCGCTACCGGCTGGAGCTTGACCCGCAGCCGCCGGGCGGTGGCGGGCTGTTGCAGATCGGCTCCGACGGCGGCCTGCTGGAGCGCCCGGTCGCGCACGACGCCGTCGAACTGGCTCCGGCCGAACGCTTCGACGTGGTGGTCGACTTCGCCCGCTATCCGGCCGGCAGCCGGGTGCGGCTGGTCAACCGGCTCGGCAGCGGTGGAACGGCCGAGGTCATGCGCTTCGACATCGGCACGGCCCGGGTGCGGGACGACTCGCGGGCGCCCCGCGGCAGGCTGTCCGAGGTCGCGAAGCTGGACCCGGCCAAGGCCGTGGCCACCCGGACCTTCGTCTTCCAGAAGTCGGAGAAGAACTGGACGATCAACGGCCAGGAGTACCGGCCCGGCCGTTCGCTGGCCGCGCCGAAGCTCGGGAAGGTGGAGATCTGGCGGTTCCTCACCGACTTCCACCACCCGGTCCACCTGCACCTGGACCCGTTCCAGGTCATCAGCCGCGACAGGGCCGCTCCCGGAAGGTTCGACGCGGGCTGGAAGGACACCGTCGACGTGCTGCCCGCCCAGGGCGTGGAAGTGGCGGTCCGCTTCACCGACTACGCGGGCCGGTTCCTGCTGCACTGCCACAACCTCGAACACGAGGACATGGCGATGATGGCGGAGTTCGTCACCGAGCGGTGA
- a CDS encoding methyltransferase yields the protein MPTPWGDLHLTRYPADPRDRLRAWDAADAYLLRHLAAAGTDLSGSVVVLGDRWGALGTALTGAPGCAPALITDSYLGERATQENLHRHSRTAARLLTTQDAPPQRIDVLLVRVPKSLALLEDQLHRLRPALHEGTVVVGTGMVKEIHTSTLQLFERIIGPTRTSLAEQKARLIFTTPDLSSEPGANPWPYRYELPGDIGVLAGRTVENHAGVFCADRLDIGTRFFLKHLPEGTAARRIVDLGCGNGVVGTAAALTHPDAEVLFTDESHQARASAEATYALNAKDRPGAAEFRVGDGLAGVPEGSVDLVLNNPPFHSHQATTDATALRMFAQARDALAPGGELWVVGNRHLGYHVKLRRLFGASELVASDPKFVVLKATKRAPRARRG from the coding sequence CCGACGCCTACCTGCTCCGGCACCTCGCCGCCGCCGGCACCGACCTGTCGGGCTCCGTCGTCGTGCTCGGCGACCGCTGGGGCGCCCTCGGCACGGCCCTGACCGGCGCCCCCGGCTGCGCACCGGCACTGATCACGGACTCGTACCTGGGCGAGCGCGCCACGCAGGAGAACCTGCACCGCCACTCCCGCACCGCCGCCCGCCTCCTCACGACCCAGGACGCCCCGCCGCAGCGGATCGACGTGCTGCTCGTCCGCGTGCCCAAGAGCCTGGCCCTCCTGGAGGACCAGCTGCACCGGCTGCGCCCGGCGCTGCACGAGGGCACCGTCGTGGTGGGCACCGGCATGGTCAAGGAGATCCACACCTCGACCCTCCAGCTGTTCGAGCGGATCATCGGCCCGACCCGCACCTCGCTCGCCGAGCAGAAGGCGCGGCTGATCTTCACGACGCCGGACCTCTCCTCGGAGCCGGGCGCGAACCCGTGGCCGTACCGCTACGAACTCCCGGGCGACATCGGGGTCCTCGCGGGCCGCACGGTGGAGAACCACGCCGGGGTGTTCTGCGCCGACCGCCTCGACATCGGCACCAGGTTCTTCCTGAAGCACCTTCCGGAGGGCACGGCCGCCCGCCGCATCGTGGACCTGGGCTGCGGCAACGGCGTGGTCGGTACGGCGGCGGCGCTGACGCACCCCGACGCGGAGGTGCTGTTCACGGACGAGTCGCACCAGGCGCGCGCCTCGGCCGAGGCGACGTACGCGCTGAATGCCAAGGACCGTCCGGGGGCGGCCGAGTTCCGGGTGGGCGACGGGCTCGCCGGTGTGCCCGAGGGCAGCGTGGACCTCGTCCTGAACAATCCGCCGTTCCATTCGCACCAGGCGACGACCGACGCGACGGCGCTGCGCATGTTCGCGCAAGCCCGCGACGCGCTCGCCCCCGGTGGCGAGCTGTGGGTGGTCGGCAACCGCCACCTCGGCTACCACGTGAAGCTGCGCCGCCTGTTCGGCGCCAGTGAACTCGTGGCGAGCGACCCGAAGTTCGTGGTTCTGAAGGCGACGAAGCGCGCCCCGCGCGCGCGTCGCGGCTGA
- a CDS encoding MFS transporter yields MTATAHGTAVHRDRDLVRWLGAYTTSVTGDVVYFTALTWAVAEAAGPARAGLVLAAGAVPRAVLMLGGGVLADRFGPRGVLIGSDLVRCLTVLAAAALTYVRGPELVPLCVLAVCFGVADALFLPAVGALPALLAGRDRLTRVQGLRSLAVRLANTVGPLGAAAALTAGGAPGAFAAVGALFAVSLVLLAALRVRGPSRPAPERTPMRAQLADGLRYLRARPALLRLVAVIGLGEMCFSGPVGTALVLLTGERGWTPGTLSLLLGAFSAAGAAVGIALSAVRAVPAPRAALAGSLLLTAVLVSSLGLTGPAPGAAVALCAALGAAGGVPMVLGHALLQQATDSAYLGRVASVTSLCTLGLSPLLFPLAGLVAEVWGAGAFLGGCGGVCLLAAGLACVK; encoded by the coding sequence GTGACCGCCACCGCGCACGGCACGGCCGTCCACCGGGACCGCGACCTCGTGCGCTGGCTCGGCGCGTACACCACCTCGGTCACCGGTGACGTCGTCTACTTCACCGCCCTGACCTGGGCCGTCGCCGAAGCCGCCGGACCGGCCCGCGCCGGGCTCGTGCTCGCGGCCGGCGCCGTGCCGCGCGCCGTCCTGATGCTCGGCGGAGGGGTCCTCGCCGACCGGTTCGGTCCCCGGGGTGTCCTCATCGGCAGCGACCTGGTGCGCTGCCTGACCGTCCTGGCGGCCGCGGCCCTGACGTACGTGCGGGGCCCCGAACTCGTCCCCCTGTGCGTGCTCGCCGTCTGCTTCGGCGTCGCCGACGCGCTGTTCCTGCCCGCTGTGGGAGCCCTGCCCGCCCTGCTGGCCGGCCGCGACCGGCTCACGCGGGTGCAGGGGCTGCGCTCGCTCGCCGTGCGCCTCGCCAACACCGTCGGCCCGCTCGGTGCCGCTGCCGCGCTGACCGCGGGCGGGGCGCCGGGCGCGTTCGCCGCCGTCGGCGCCCTGTTCGCCGTCTCGCTCGTCCTCCTGGCCGCGCTCCGGGTACGCGGCCCGAGTCGCCCCGCACCGGAACGGACACCGATGCGGGCCCAACTGGCCGACGGGTTACGGTACTTACGTGCCCGACCGGCGCTCCTGCGCCTCGTCGCCGTCATCGGCCTCGGCGAGATGTGCTTCAGCGGACCCGTCGGCACCGCCCTCGTCCTGCTCACCGGCGAACGCGGCTGGACCCCCGGCACGCTCTCCCTGCTGCTGGGCGCGTTCAGCGCGGCCGGCGCGGCGGTGGGCATCGCCCTGAGCGCCGTACGAGCAGTGCCCGCACCCCGCGCCGCGCTCGCCGGCTCCCTGCTGCTCACCGCTGTGCTCGTCTCGTCGCTCGGCCTGACCGGGCCGGCCCCCGGCGCCGCCGTCGCCCTGTGCGCCGCGCTCGGCGCCGCGGGCGGGGTCCCCATGGTCCTGGGGCACGCCCTGCTCCAACAGGCCACCGACTCCGCCTACCTCGGCCGCGTAGCCTCCGTGACGTCCCTGTGCACGCTCGGCCTCAGCCCCCTCCTGTTCCCGCTCGCCGGGCTGGTCGCCGAGGTGTGGGGCGCCGGAGCGTTCCTCGGCGGGTGCGGCGGGGTGTGCCTGCTGGCGGCGGGCCTGGCCTGCGTCAAGTAG
- a CDS encoding MarR family winged helix-turn-helix transcriptional regulator: protein MNETPAPQQPSMGLALRHAHLRAARLFSQELAPLDLENHHAGILLHICLLGMQTQRQLVDSMGVDKSMMVRTLDTLEARGLVRREAHPTDRRAHAIVVTDAGRAMYDQVAAAVSRTEERLTTCFTPEERELFHSMVVRFAYAPADEPTD from the coding sequence ATGAACGAGACCCCCGCCCCGCAGCAGCCGTCCATGGGCCTGGCCCTTCGTCACGCCCACCTCCGGGCGGCGCGCCTCTTCTCGCAGGAGCTGGCGCCCTTGGACCTGGAGAACCACCACGCCGGGATCCTGCTGCACATCTGCCTGCTCGGCATGCAGACGCAGCGCCAACTCGTGGACAGCATGGGGGTGGACAAGTCGATGATGGTCCGCACGCTGGACACGCTGGAGGCGCGCGGCCTGGTGCGCCGCGAAGCACATCCGACGGACCGCAGGGCCCACGCCATCGTCGTGACGGACGCGGGGCGGGCGATGTACGACCAGGTCGCGGCGGCGGTCAGCCGCACGGAAGAGCGGCTGACCACGTGCTTCACGCCCGAGGAGCGGGAGTTGTTCCACTCGATGGTCGTGCGCTTCGCCTACGCGCCCGCCGACGAGCCGACGGACTGA
- a CDS encoding winged helix-turn-helix domain-containing protein, giving the protein MTDDDVTLDTQALRVLAHPTRLALLNRLRREGPATARQLARHFELDSGAASYHLRRLAAGGLIEEDTGRGTRRDRWWRALHPASQHDPAEHGGPDGRAYTQAVALTAADTLRRAAGQTVPAMPDAWFAVSAFSDFSVQVTPRELAALKDELYAVVDRYRQREASPGAQAAVVQFQAFPAHPDTDPDAGADRARDAGT; this is encoded by the coding sequence ATGACCGACGACGACGTCACGCTCGACACCCAGGCCTTGCGCGTCCTCGCCCACCCGACGCGGCTCGCCCTGCTCAACCGGCTGCGCCGCGAAGGGCCCGCCACCGCACGGCAGTTGGCCCGCCACTTCGAGCTGGACTCCGGCGCCGCCAGCTACCACCTGCGGCGTCTCGCCGCCGGCGGGCTCATCGAGGAGGACACCGGGCGCGGGACGCGGCGCGACCGCTGGTGGCGCGCCCTGCACCCCGCCTCGCAGCACGACCCGGCGGAGCACGGCGGACCCGACGGGCGCGCCTACACGCAGGCGGTGGCGCTGACCGCCGCCGACACCCTGCGCCGCGCAGCCGGGCAGACCGTGCCCGCCATGCCCGACGCCTGGTTCGCCGTCTCCGCCTTCAGTGACTTCTCCGTCCAGGTCACGCCCCGCGAACTCGCCGCGCTCAAGGACGAGTTGTACGCCGTCGTCGACCGGTACCGGCAGCGGGAGGCGAGCCCCGGCGCGCAGGCGGCCGTCGTCCAGTTCCAGGCCTTCCCCGCACATCCGGACACGGACCCGGACGCGGGGGCGGACAGGGCCCGGGACGCGGGGACGTGA